The DNA segment CCTGCGCCTGCACCACGCCGAGCTTCGCTCCGCGTCGCTGCGGGGAATCGGGCTCGACGTGTATCTGACCGTCGACAACCCGAACTCGTTCGACATCGAGATCCGGAACGTGCGGGTGACGGTGGCGTTCGCGGAGAAGTACACGCTGCCGCCGATCGATTACAGCCCGAACCAGTGGCTCGCCGCGGGCCAATCGACGGTCGTGCGCGTGCCGGTGGCGATACCGTTCACGCTCGTGCCGGGCGTGGTCGACGAGGCGCGGCGGTCGCCGACGCTGAAGTACACGGTGAAAGGGAGCGCGGACGTGACGGCCATTCGCGCGCTCGGCGTCGAGAAGGACAACCATCCGATCGACGAGACGGGGACGCTCGTGCGGGACGATCTGCTCGCGGCGGCGGGCGTCTCGTTCTGAATCACCGCATCCGGAACGCATCCGCCAGCGTCCGCGCGTCGAGCCGCCCCTCGGCCTCGATGTACGCGAGCTGCTTGCGGAGCAGATCCAGCGATGGATCCGGATTGCGCCGCGTCGCCTCCACGAGCGGCGCGACCACCTCGAAGCCCGCGGGGCGCGGAGCGTGGAGGCCGAGCACGTTACGCGCGTGGTAATCGAGCATCGCCGCCTCCCAGGCCACGCCGAGGCCCGCGGCGCGCGCCTCCTCGCGCAGGGCGGCGAGCGTCTCGCCGACCTCGCGTTGCCCCTCCCAGAGGCGAAACGCGACGCCGCGGAAGACACGATACGCCCGGACGAACCGTGACACGGCCGGAGAAGCGCCCGGCGGCTCTTCGAGGTCGTAATTCGTGGCCCAGGGGCGGAGGTGATCGTGGGCGTGGAAGACCTCGTGCATCACGTCGACCTGGTCGCGGATCGATAACGACGCCGTCGCCTCGATGGCGCGCGCGCGGGTCTCGGGGAAAAGCACGAGCGCCCCGAGCGCATTCACGCGCCCCCAGCTCTCCCGCGAGGAGCGCAGCGTGAGGTCGAGGACCACGTCGCCGCCGCCCTTCAAGAAGAGCAGGATCCAGGCCCGGCCTGCATAATCGGTCTCGAGCCTCCGGGCGATACGCGCGCCGTCCTCGCTCGACCAGCGAATCGCGGCGAGGGCCTCCTCCCCCGCCTCGCGGGCCGCTTTTCCGGTGGCCACGGCGGAGAGCGCCAGGCGGCGCTCGCCCGCGAGGGTGAAATCGGTGCCGGCGACCTCCCCGAGCGCGGTGAGGCAAGCATAACTCATGAGCCGGTCCGCCTCGTCGGCCTCGGGGCTCTTCGCGAGGTCCTGGGCCACGCGCAGGAGGAATGCCTCGCGCTCGAGGCGCTGCGGCCTCGGCGTGGGGTGAGGTTCGAGCACGACGCCTCGCTCGACGTCGATCGTCGGCGGGCTGAGCGAGGCCATCCGGAGGAAATAGGCGCAATGGCGCGCGCCCTCGGCGGCGAAGCTCGGATCGTCGAGGACCTCGCCCCCCTCGAGCGGATGTTTGACCGCGCGCACGGAATAAAGCGGCAGGGCGCCGGGGTAGACGTCGGCATTCGGCGGAAAGCCGGCGGAGAGGGAGGGACGCGAGGCCGTCGTCGTCGCCGCCGCCGCCGCCGCGGATCCGCCTTGCTCGCCCCCGCCGGGAGAAGCGGCGATCGGCGGGGCGAGGCCGTGCACGCGGGCATAGACCTCGACGAGCTCGTCGGGCGCGAGGCGGCTGCCGCCCGGGGCGGCGGGTGCTCCCGACATGAGGTCGTGCTCGGCATGGCCCCGAATCGCAATGGGCGCGAGGTGCGTGACGCCGTCGGCCATGGGTTTTCCGTAAAATCGCAATGCGACCTCGGCAGGCTTTCCCGCGTCGAACACGGCCGCGACGACGAGCTGGGCGATCTGCTCGCAGGACCCGCCCCCGTCGAGCAGCGCATCCGCCATACGCCCGCCGGGCTGGCCGTGATACGTCATATCCTCGAAGGCGAAGGGCACGGCGAGCGTGAC comes from the Polyangium spumosum genome and includes:
- a CDS encoding LEA type 2 family protein → MTKLLPHLLLVTALGLCAAGCAAEKPTLRLHHAELRSASLRGIGLDVYLTVDNPNSFDIEIRNVRVTVAFAEKYTLPPIDYSPNQWLAAGQSTVVRVPVAIPFTLVPGVVDEARRSPTLKYTVKGSADVTAIRALGVEKDNHPIDETGTLVRDDLLAAAGVSF